One window of the Gordonia westfalica genome contains the following:
- a CDS encoding TetR/AcrR family transcriptional regulator yields MATDTRSATTSGGPGRPRLVPARRRGETARDEILDAAAELFTRHGYTGTSTRMIAEAVGIRQASMYHYFGTKDDILAHLLETTVLGSVEQARALLDAEGQALERLLTLARFDVGQLARARWNLGALYLLPEVGEPRFAEFRSARQELAAAYSALTSAALGDPADKRCLLPFRLVESVIMMRADEQRGELGGHTAEGLVDTIVGAIRMLTEHRP; encoded by the coding sequence ATGGCGACCGACACTCGCTCGGCCACCACATCCGGCGGCCCCGGGCGCCCACGTCTGGTGCCGGCGAGACGTCGGGGCGAGACCGCCCGCGACGAGATCCTCGACGCCGCAGCCGAACTCTTCACCCGCCATGGCTACACCGGCACGTCGACGCGGATGATCGCCGAGGCCGTGGGAATCCGGCAGGCCTCGATGTACCACTACTTCGGCACCAAGGACGACATCCTGGCGCACCTGCTGGAGACGACGGTCCTCGGTTCGGTCGAGCAGGCCCGCGCGCTGCTCGACGCCGAGGGGCAGGCTCTGGAGCGGCTGCTCACCCTGGCCCGTTTCGACGTGGGACAGCTCGCCCGTGCGCGCTGGAACCTCGGGGCGCTCTACCTTCTGCCCGAGGTGGGCGAACCCCGTTTCGCCGAATTCCGCTCCGCCCGACAAGAACTCGCGGCCGCATACTCGGCACTGACGTCCGCGGCCCTGGGCGATCCGGCCGACAAGCGCTGTCTGCTGCCGTTCCGCCTCGTGGAGTCGGTCATCATGATGCGCGCCGACGAACAGCGCGGCGAGCTCGGCGGACACACCGCCGAGGGACTCGTCGACACGATCGTCGGCGCGATCCGGATGTTGACAGAACATCGGCCCTGA
- a CDS encoding urea amidolyase associated protein UAAP1, with translation MTTITAAGTGTTAGAREHARSQAGTITDSMPVVPASNWPNPPADVDPADLTWAETVPGGRYTSKVLARGTRLRLTDVAGSACAHILLWRADAPWERLNVADTVKVPWQAYLGAGHPLLSDQGRVLATIVADGSGHHDALCGTTNLAANTAKYGDGQVHSDSPAGRELFTLAAAKHGLTPTDVAPSVSFFHGVKVDDDGSLRSTGSAGAGTSVDLVLHLPCVVAIVNTAHPVDPSPTFDTTSLEVLAWKAEPDLGALLAGVADTDPEYQRAVANSEDVWAAARFSSSPSR, from the coding sequence ATGACCACCATCACCGCCGCCGGCACCGGGACCACCGCGGGTGCCCGCGAACATGCCCGGTCGCAGGCCGGCACCATCACCGACAGCATGCCGGTCGTCCCGGCGTCGAACTGGCCGAACCCGCCCGCCGACGTCGACCCCGCGGACCTCACGTGGGCCGAGACCGTGCCCGGCGGGCGTTACACCAGCAAGGTCCTGGCCCGCGGTACGCGCCTGCGCCTGACCGACGTCGCCGGTTCGGCGTGCGCCCACATCCTGCTGTGGCGTGCGGACGCGCCGTGGGAGCGGCTCAATGTCGCCGACACCGTGAAGGTGCCGTGGCAGGCCTATCTCGGTGCGGGGCATCCGTTGCTGAGCGACCAGGGCCGGGTCCTGGCGACGATCGTAGCCGACGGATCCGGACACCACGACGCGCTCTGCGGCACCACGAATCTCGCCGCCAACACCGCGAAATACGGTGATGGGCAAGTGCATTCGGACAGTCCCGCGGGACGTGAGCTGTTCACCCTCGCCGCTGCCAAGCACGGACTGACGCCGACCGACGTCGCACCCTCGGTGTCGTTCTTCCACGGTGTGAAGGTCGACGACGACGGATCGTTGCGCTCCACCGGGTCCGCCGGCGCCGGCACGTCGGTCGACCTCGTCCTGCATCTGCCGTGCGTCGTGGCGATCGTGAACACCGCACATCCCGTCGACCCGTCGCCGACTTTCGACACCACCTCGCTCGAGGTGCTCGCGTGGAAGGCCGAACCCGATCTCGGTGCGCTGCTGGCCGGCGTCGCGGACACCGATCCCGAATACCAGCGGGCCGTCGCCAACTCCGAAGACGTCTGGGCCGCAGCTCGTTTCTCCAGCTCCCCCTCCCGATAG
- a CDS encoding DUF4188 domain-containing protein, translating to MARSTGARRPGGARTTTLSPPEGTALFLIGMRVTRPWRVRAWLAVLAAMPKMLIHLRRNPEAGLLSAQLYLGRSLMVVSYWRSAEDIRRFAADAGAPHLPVWRWFNRELAGTDSVGIWHETYVIGEHETIASGMPPSGLAQAVGACPVAAGTTTAAQRLTRSGLNG from the coding sequence ATGGCACGATCCACCGGTGCGCGACGACCCGGCGGGGCGCGGACGACCACCCTTTCTCCGCCGGAGGGGACCGCGCTGTTCCTGATCGGGATGCGGGTGACCCGTCCGTGGCGTGTACGTGCCTGGTTGGCCGTACTGGCCGCCATGCCGAAGATGCTCATCCACCTCCGGCGCAACCCGGAGGCGGGCCTGCTGTCGGCGCAGCTCTACCTGGGGCGCTCGCTCATGGTGGTGTCGTACTGGCGCAGTGCCGAGGACATCAGGCGCTTCGCCGCCGACGCCGGCGCGCCGCATCTCCCGGTCTGGCGGTGGTTCAACCGCGAACTCGCCGGCACCGACTCGGTCGGCATCTGGCATGAGACGTATGTGATCGGGGAGCACGAGACGATCGCGAGCGGCATGCCCCCGTCGGGTCTGGCGCAGGCGGTGGGAGCCTGCCCGGTCGCGGCCGGGACGACGACTGCGGCGCAGCGGCTGACGCGCAGTGGTCTGAACGGGTGA
- a CDS encoding amino acid permease, with product MTSTPEKTVAQPATAPAGDHDADDLSEFGYEQQLHRSLGKFASFAAGFSFVSILTTIFQLFGLGFGFGGPAFFWTWPIVYAGQFLVALCFAEIAARYPISGAIYQWSRRMGGEVIGWFGGWFMMIAQIVTAAAAAIALQVVLPAVWMGFQIVGDDPTLTSTSGAANAVLLGSILLVIVTAINCVGVTWMSRVNSIGVVCELVGVTAVILALFTHARRGPDVVFDTGVPGQQPGYIWAFIVSGLMAAYVMVGFGSAGELAEETRDPRRVAPRTIRMALTVSAIGGGLMLLGALMAAPTLGEELAVGGLPYVLDSVLGSFWGKVLLCDVAVAIFICTLAIQTACSRLMFSMARDGRLPFSAQLSHVNSRTGTPIAPSILIGVLCIGILLVNVGNSAIFATLASVCIILIYLAYLAVTGPMLYRRLQGWPHPGGVDAGGRKLFSLGRFGIVVNALAVLYGGLMVINLAWPRAEVFDPAGEMPILRWAGPICIAVTVLVGIACFPRGKEHPKPVTFPAGPAA from the coding sequence ATGACCTCAACCCCGGAAAAGACCGTCGCGCAACCGGCCACCGCCCCGGCGGGCGACCACGACGCCGACGACCTCTCCGAATTCGGTTACGAGCAGCAGTTGCACCGCTCGCTCGGCAAGTTCGCCTCCTTCGCCGCGGGCTTCTCGTTCGTCTCGATCCTCACCACGATCTTCCAGCTCTTCGGACTCGGCTTCGGGTTCGGCGGCCCGGCCTTCTTCTGGACCTGGCCGATCGTCTACGCGGGCCAGTTCCTGGTGGCGCTGTGCTTCGCCGAAATCGCTGCGCGCTACCCGATCTCGGGTGCCATCTATCAGTGGTCCCGTCGCATGGGCGGCGAGGTCATCGGCTGGTTCGGCGGCTGGTTCATGATGATCGCCCAGATCGTCACGGCCGCCGCCGCGGCCATCGCACTGCAGGTCGTGCTGCCGGCGGTGTGGATGGGATTCCAGATCGTCGGTGACGACCCAACTCTCACCAGCACGAGCGGTGCGGCCAATGCGGTGCTGCTCGGCTCGATCCTGCTGGTCATCGTCACCGCGATCAACTGTGTCGGCGTCACCTGGATGAGTCGCGTCAACAGCATCGGCGTCGTCTGCGAGCTCGTCGGTGTCACCGCGGTGATCCTCGCGCTGTTCACCCACGCCCGCCGCGGCCCCGACGTCGTCTTCGACACCGGCGTTCCCGGACAGCAGCCCGGGTACATCTGGGCGTTCATCGTGTCCGGTCTGATGGCCGCCTACGTGATGGTCGGATTCGGCTCCGCGGGCGAACTCGCCGAGGAGACCAGGGATCCGCGCCGCGTCGCTCCCCGCACCATCCGGATGGCGCTGACCGTCTCGGCCATCGGTGGTGGCCTGATGCTGCTCGGTGCACTCATGGCGGCACCGACCCTCGGTGAGGAACTCGCCGTCGGTGGCCTGCCCTACGTCCTGGACTCGGTGCTCGGCAGCTTCTGGGGCAAGGTCCTGCTGTGCGACGTCGCGGTGGCGATCTTCATCTGCACTCTCGCCATCCAGACCGCGTGCTCGCGTCTGATGTTCTCGATGGCCCGCGACGGCCGACTCCCGTTCTCGGCGCAGCTTTCCCACGTCAACAGCCGGACCGGTACCCCGATCGCGCCGTCGATCCTCATCGGCGTGCTCTGCATCGGCATCCTGCTGGTCAATGTGGGCAACTCCGCGATCTTCGCCACCCTCGCCAGCGTCTGCATCATCCTGATCTACCTGGCCTACCTCGCCGTGACCGGGCCGATGCTCTACCGCCGCCTCCAGGGCTGGCCGCACCCGGGCGGGGTCGACGCGGGCGGAAGAAAGCTGTTCAGCCTGGGCAGATTCGGGATCGTCGTCAACGCTCTGGCGGTGCTCTACGGCGGACTCATGGTGATCAACCTGGCGTGGCCCCGCGCCGAGGTCTTCGACCCCGCCGGCGAGATGCCGATCCTGCGCTGGGCCGGACCGATCTGCATCGCCGTCACCGTACTCGTCGGCATCGCGTGTTTCCCACGCGGCAAGGAACATCCGAAGCCCGTCACGTTCCCCGCCGGCCCCGCCGCCTGA
- a CDS encoding urea amidolyase associated protein UAAP2 — translation MTTTIDFAAAPAADLALVTGTVVYDATVGDRGPWSGVVAAGDVLTIVDLHGNQAVDTLFYGAGDHTKRYSAQATIAAQGNIFLTTGTVIRDQEGDPLMTIVADEVGNHDTVGGACSQESNTLRYGHHTKHQHACVENFLIEGSRHGLGKADLVGNVNFFMNVPVDPDGSLGIVDGLSAPGKRLALRAEADTLVLISNCPQINNPCNGFDPTAVRVIVTGPSA, via the coding sequence ATGACCACCACCATCGACTTCGCCGCGGCGCCCGCCGCCGACCTCGCGCTCGTCACCGGCACGGTCGTCTACGACGCCACGGTGGGTGACCGCGGACCCTGGTCGGGCGTCGTCGCCGCCGGCGACGTGCTCACCATCGTCGACCTCCACGGCAACCAGGCCGTGGACACCCTGTTCTACGGTGCGGGCGACCACACCAAGCGCTACTCCGCGCAGGCCACGATCGCCGCACAGGGCAACATCTTCCTGACCACCGGCACCGTCATCCGTGACCAGGAGGGCGATCCGCTGATGACGATCGTCGCCGACGAGGTCGGCAACCACGACACGGTGGGCGGCGCCTGCTCGCAGGAGTCCAACACCCTTCGCTACGGGCACCACACCAAGCACCAGCACGCCTGCGTCGAGAACTTCCTGATCGAGGGCAGCCGGCACGGACTCGGCAAGGCCGACCTGGTCGGGAACGTCAACTTCTTCATGAACGTGCCGGTCGACCCGGACGGGTCCCTCGGCATCGTGGACGGTCTGTCGGCGCCCGGGAAGCGACTCGCCCTGCGCGCCGAGGCCGACACCCTGGTGCTGATCTCCAATTGCCCGCAGATCAACAACCCCTGCAACGGATTCGACCCGACCGCGGTCCGCGTCATCGTGACCGGGCCGTCCGCCTGA